A region of Streptomyces sp. NBC_01788 DNA encodes the following proteins:
- a CDS encoding Acg family FMN-binding oxidoreductase, with translation MRTPVVDATTLESLLYSAVAAPSIHNTQPWRFGLDAGTRSIHVRADPRSLPLTDPVRRAQHLSVGAAVLNLRVAADHLGWDPLVTLLPDPGDPGLLATVRLFVAAPDAQPSYRGLYDAIARRHTSRMPFTGRPVPEPIVLEMVKAARIEGAHLDVPDFAGTRRLLSLTAQAEARNAADPARTAETRAWVNAPDTPFPHGIPLTSLGPRDTAGRMPVRDFTGPLPGLRPPALRFERHAQVALLWTTHDRREDWLRAGQAMERALLVATRYGVRTSMLHQAMEWPDLRAATAAPRLRCRPHLLIRFGYGPDGGRTPRAADAWAEGKA, from the coding sequence ATGCGGACACCGGTAGTCGACGCGACCACCCTGGAGAGCCTGCTGTACTCGGCCGTGGCGGCTCCGTCGATCCACAACACCCAGCCCTGGCGGTTCGGCCTGGACGCCGGCACCCGGTCCATCCACGTCCGCGCGGACCCACGGTCCCTGCCGCTGACCGATCCGGTGCGGCGCGCCCAGCACCTCTCCGTGGGCGCGGCCGTCCTCAATCTGCGGGTCGCCGCGGACCACCTCGGCTGGGACCCCCTCGTGACGCTCCTGCCCGACCCGGGCGACCCCGGCCTGCTCGCCACCGTCCGGCTGTTCGTGGCGGCGCCGGACGCGCAGCCGTCGTACCGCGGCCTGTACGACGCGATCGCGCGCCGGCACACCAGCCGGATGCCGTTCACCGGGCGGCCGGTGCCGGAGCCCATCGTGCTGGAGATGGTCAAGGCGGCCCGGATCGAGGGGGCCCACCTGGACGTACCCGACTTCGCCGGCACCCGGCGCCTGCTGAGCCTGACCGCGCAGGCCGAGGCGCGCAACGCCGCCGACCCGGCCCGTACCGCCGAGACCAGGGCCTGGGTCAACGCCCCGGACACCCCCTTCCCGCACGGCATTCCGCTCACCTCGCTGGGCCCGCGGGACACGGCCGGGCGGATGCCCGTGCGGGACTTCACCGGCCCGCTGCCGGGGCTGCGTCCGCCCGCGCTGCGTTTCGAACGCCACGCGCAGGTGGCCCTCCTGTGGACCACGCACGACCGGCGGGAGGACTGGCTGCGCGCGGGGCAGGCGATGGAGCGGGCCCTGCTGGTGGCCACCCGGTACGGGGTGCGCACCTCGATGCTGCACCAGGCGATGGAGTGGCCCGACCTGCGGGCGGCGACGGCCGCCCCGAGGCTCCGCTGCCGCCCCCACCTGCTGATCCGCTTCGGCTACGGCCCGGACGGCGGCCGCACCCCGCGCGCGGCCGACGCGTGGGCCGAAGGGAAAGCATGA